A region of Tigriopus californicus strain San Diego chromosome 7, Tcal_SD_v2.1, whole genome shotgun sequence DNA encodes the following proteins:
- the LOC131883597 gene encoding uncharacterized protein LOC131883597, which translates to MKPRNRYQKLYKYSRAHINMKAFVAILSILALAAADQSSHQTIKHGNAPAVHSSIHKPHGRAHARVVSQPSAQPNEVNQPYNEEKYTAAAHAPSHEVRTPAYHPTPAYKPAPYHPAPAYKPAPVYHPAPTYKPAPYHPAPSYKPAPYHPAPSYKPAPYHPAPAHGHGDEYETAPVYQYGYAVADDYSGANFAQNENRDNYATNGEYRVALPDGRTQIVSYNVADAYSGYVADVRYEGEAKYEPYHPSPKPAYHPAPAYHA; encoded by the exons ATGAAACCCAGAAACAGGTATCAGAAACTGTACAAGTATTCTCGAGCACACATCAACATGAAG GCTTTTGTTGCTATCCTCTCCATTTTGGCTTTGGCCGCCGCTGATCAATCCagccatcaaaccatcaaGCACGGCAATGCCCCGGCTGTCCACTCCTCCATCCACAAGCCCCATGGTCGTGCCCATGCCCGTGTGGTGAGCCAACCCTCCGCTCAGCCCAATGAGGTCAACCAGCCCTACAATGAGGAGAAGTACACCGCCGCTGCCCATGCTCCCAGCCACGAGGTCCGCACTCCCGCCTACCACCCAACCCCCGCTTACAAGCCGGCTCCCTACCACCCAGCTCCCGCTTATAAGCCCGCCCCCGTTTACCATCCAGCTCCCACTTACAAGCCCGCTCCTTACCACCCTGCTCCCTCTTACAAGCCCGCTCCTTACCACCCTGCCCCCTcttacaagcccgcccctTACCACCCTGCTCCCGCTCATGGTCATGGTGATGAGTATGAAACCGCCCCCGTCTACCAATACGGTTATGCCGTGGCTGATGACTACTCCGGTGCCAACTTTGCCCAAAACGAGAACCGTGACAACTATGCCACCAACGGCGAGTACCGTGTGGCCCTTCCCGATGGTCGCACCCAAATTGTGAGCTACAACGTGGCCGATGCTTATTCCGGTTATGTGGCTGATGTCAGATACGAAGGAGAGGCCAAGTATGAGCCATACCACCCATCCCCCAAGCCCGCTTACCACCCTGCTCCCGCTTACCACGCCTAA
- the LOC131883600 gene encoding uncharacterized protein LOC131883600 codes for MKVFVTIISALALAAADQSSHQTIKHGNAPAVHSSIHKPHGRAHAHVVSQPSAQPNEVNQAYNEEKYTAAAHAPSHEVRTPAYHPTPSYKPAPYQPAPAYKPAPYHPAPAYKPTPSYKPAPAYKPAPYHPAPSYKPAPYHPAPAHGHGDEYETAPVYQYGYAVADDYSGANFAQNENRDNYATNGEYRVALPDGRTQIVSYNVADAYSGYVADVRYEGEAKYEPYHPSPKPTYHPVPAYHP; via the exons ATGAAG GTTTTTGTTACTATCATCTCCGCTTTGGCTTTGGCCGCCGCTGATCAATCCagccatcaaaccatcaaGCATGGCAATGCCCCGGCTGTCCACTCCTCCATCCACAAGCCCCATGGTCGTGCTCATGCCCATGTGGTGAGCCAACCCTCTGCTCAGCCCAATGAAGTTAACCAGGCCTACAATGAGGAGAAGTACACTGCCGCTGCCCATGCTCCCAGCCACGAGGTCCGCACCCCCGCCTACCACCCAACCCCCTCTTACAAACCTGCTCCCTACCAACCAGCTCCCGCATATAAGCCCGCTCCTTATCACCCTGCTCCCGCTTACAAACCCACTCCTTcttacaagcccgcccctGCTTACAAGCCCGCTCCATACCACCCTGCCCCCTcttacaagcccgcccctTACCACCCCGCTCCTGCTCATGGTCATGGTGATGAGTATGAAACCGCCCCCGTCTACCAATACGGTTATGCCGTGGCTGATGACTACTCCGGTGCCAACTTTGCCCAAAACGAGAATCGTGACAACTATGCCACCAACGGTGAGTACCGTGTGGCCCTTCCCGATGGTCGCACCCAAATTGTGAGCTACAACGTGGCCGATGCTTATTCCGGTTATGTGGCTGATGTCAGATACGAAGGAGAGGCCAAGTACGAGCCTTACCACCCCTCCCCGAAGCCTACTTACCACCCTGTTCCCGCTTACCACCCCTAA
- the LOC131884057 gene encoding LOW QUALITY PROTEIN: uncharacterized protein LOC131884057 (The sequence of the model RefSeq protein was modified relative to this genomic sequence to represent the inferred CDS: deleted 2 bases in 1 codon): MGVRAKATNNKHTVKNRFQKLSHCLTKFQAFVAIISALALATADQSSHQTIKHGNAPAVHSSIHKPQCGSHAHVVSQPSAQPNEVNGYNEEKYTAAAHAPTTKSALPPITNPAYKPAPYHPAPAYKPAPYHPAPAYKPAPYKPPLLISPPLPTSPLHTTLPPLYKPAPYHPAPAHGHGDEYETAPVYQYGYAVADDYSGANFAQNENRDNYATNGEYRVALPDGRTQIVSYNVADAYSGYVADVRYEGEAKYEPYHPSPKPAYHPAPTYA; the protein is encoded by the exons ATGGGCGTGCGTGCAAAAGC CACGAACAACAAGCACACCGTTAAAAATCGCTTTCAAAAACTGAGCCATTGCTTAACAAAATTTCAGGCTTTTGTTGCTATCATCTCcgctttggctttggccacCGCTGACCAATCCagccatcaaaccatcaaGCACGGCAATGCTCCGGCTGTCCACTCCTCCATCCACAAGCCCCAATGTGGCTCTCATGCCCATGTGGTGAGCCAACCCTCCGCTCAGCCCAATGAGGTCAAC GGCTACAACGAGGAGAAGTACACCGCCGCTGCCCACGCTCCCACCACGAAGTCCGCACTCCCGCCTATCACCAACCCCGCTTACAAGCCCGCTCCCTACCACCCAGCTCCCGCATATAAGCCCGCTCCTTATCACCCTGCTCCCGCTTACAAACCTGCACCTTACAAACCGCCTCTTCTTATAAGCCCACCCCTGCCTACAAGCCCGCTCCATACCACCCTGCCCCCTCTTTATAAGCCTGCCCCTTACCACCCCGCTCCCGCTCATGGTCATGGTGATGAGTATGAAACCGCCCCCGTCTACCAATACGGTTATGCTGTGGCTGATGACTATTCCGGTGCCAACTTTGCCCAAAACGAGAACCGTGACAACTATGCCACCAACGGCGAGTACCGTGTGGCCCTTCCCGATGGTCGCACCCAAATTGTGAGCTACAACGTGGCCGATGCTTATTCCGGTTATGTGGCTGATGTCAGATACGAAGGAGAGGCCAAGTATGAGCCATACCACCCATCCCCCAAGCCGGCTTACCACCCTGCTCCCACTTACGCCTAA